In one Diabrotica virgifera virgifera chromosome 5, PGI_DIABVI_V3a genomic region, the following are encoded:
- the LOC126884991 gene encoding myrosinase 1-like has product MVRALHILATLLALQLSYGDPQPGYPVHPNFPPKDCEPYPVHYPHPIPEPACEIPVIPPPHYPNIILEPVYEIPVLPVIVGPILDYDDCDYPYPGYPHGPINPGPLPPHLPLPHHLPIPEPCGGLPDWLVAWPNEWPRYFPCGWPNDWPCDFPLGLPNNWPIDFPHGLPHDWPNHFPHGWLPDNLPHGYPNAWPCDWPENWRDYWPDCWPNYWNDCELPIPLPHGHGYPQGPYPGPGPYPGPGPLGPYPGPGPLPLPHNLPYPHPSLPIESCDVIPYSHGSPHGLPHGLPQGWPNQWPRHFPNGWPDNWPCDYPLEFVPEYPHDFPHGLPHDWPNNFPQGWPVPHGYPNEWPCEWPDNWQEYWPDCWPNYWDGCDYPYPAGSVPAIPPPAESCDVFPKEFSFGVASGAYHIEGAWDQDCKSESIWDRWLHTCPSVVLDGSNGDISADAYNHIKGDIELLNNLTVRHYVFSISWPSIIYDGCGEVNPYGIEHYRTLIKLLKLNHIEPIVVLYYGDLPQALQDQGGFLCPSFVEWYTEYARVCFECFGDDVKYWITFHKPTVICKDGYGQGTFAPGINDGPGNYEYICGHNLLKAHAAAYHLYDDYYRPCQNGKISITLNSDWYEPQSCCDTDLCASETKLQFQIGWFAHPIYLGDYPEVMIERIRLNCDYNGYYNARLPVFSHAEIEYIKGTHDFFSLAYDSAFYVTACVDNYWGNICYESDVGVQLVGCEGEYLTCGIRSLLGWISRNYYNPSVFITNDGYASCSRDCYDCDRIEYIKAILRNVRLSMIEDYTRVYGYTYYSYIDGFEWNLVDGRLGGYTLKYGLYDVEFDCPQKTRTARSSAAYYQHLASTGCIDNPCPIPYCYDYNYDYYHY; this is encoded by the exons ATGGTTCGGGCGTTGCATATTCTTGCAACGTTGCTTGCTCTACAACTCAG ttatGGAGATCCCCAACCTGGATATCCTGTTCATCCTAATTTCCCACCTAAAGATTGTGAACCGTATCCAGTACACTATCCTCACCCAATACCCGAACCAGCATGTGAAATTCCTGTAATACCACCACCACACTACCCTAATATAATACTTGAACCAGTATATGAAATTCCTGTATTACCAGTAATTGTCGGACCAATCTTGGACTATGATGATTGTGACTATCCGTATCCTGGATATCCTCATGGCCCCATAAATCCTGGTCCACTACCACCACATCTACCACTTCCTCATCATCTTCCAATTCCTGAACCATGTGGTGGTCTACCAGACTGGCTGGTTGCCTGGCCAAATGAATGGCCACGTTATTTCCCATGTGGTTGGCCAAATGATTGGCCTTGCGATTTTCCCCTTGGTTTGCCCAATAACTGGCCTATTGATTTTCCACACGGGTTACCACATGACTGGCCTAATCACTTCCCACATGGTTGGCTACCAGATAATTTACCACATGGATATCCTAATGCTTGGCCCTGTGACTGGCCTGAAAACTGGAGGGATTACTGGCCTGATTGCTGGCCTAATTACTGGAATGATTGTGAACTTCCAATACCATTACCACATGGACATGGATATCCACAGGGACCATACCCAGGACCAGGACCATACCCAGGCCCAGGTCCCTTAGGCCCATACCCAGGTCCAGGTCCCTTACCACTACCACATAATCTACCATACCCACATCCTTCTCTACCAATTGAATCATGTGATGTAATTCCGTATTCACATGGTTCGCCACATGGCTTGCCTCATGGTTTACCACAAGGATGGCCAAACCAATGGCCCAGGCATTTCCCAAATGGTTGGCCAGACAATTGGCCCTGTGACTATCCTCTTGAATTTGTTCCCGAATATCCTCACGATTTCCCACACGGTTTACCACATGACTGGCCCAATAATTTCCCACAAGGTTGGCCTGTACCCCATGGATATCCTAATGAGTGGCCCTGTGAATGGCCTGACAACTGGCAAGAATACTGGCCAGACTGCTGGCCCAACTATTGGGATGGTTGTGATTACCCCTACCCCGCTGGCTCAGTTCCTGCTATACCTCCACCAGCTGAAAGCTGCGATGTCTTTCCAAAAGAATTTTCATTTGGAGTAGCTAGCGGTGCCTACCATATTGAAG gggCCTGGGATCAGGATTGCAAAAGCGAAAGCATTTGGGATCGTTGGCTTCACACATGTCCATCAGTAGTCCTTGATGGTTCAAATGGTGATATTTCTGCAGATGCGTACAATCATATTAAGGGAGACATTGAACTCTTGAACAATCTAACTGTTAGGCATTACGTATTCTCCATTTCGTGGCCTAGCATCATATACGACGGATGTGGTGAAGTTAATCCCTACGGAATTGAACATTATCGTACGCTTATTAAGCTATTAAAACTTAATCACATTGAACCGATCGTAGTTCTCTACTATGGCGATCTTCCTCAAGCTCTTCAAGATCAAGGAGGATTCCTGTGTCCATCTTTTGTTGAATGGTACACTGAATATGCAAGAGTTTGTTTCGAATGCTTTGGAGATGATGTTAAATATTGGATAACTTTCCACAAACCAACCGTTATCTGCAAAGATGGCTATGGTCAAGGAACATTTGCTCCTGGTATAAACGATGGACCTGGAAATTATGAATATATTTGCGGTCACAACCTCCTTAAAGCTCATGCTGCTGCTTACCATTTATACGATGACTACTACAGACCATGCCAAAATG gaaAGATATCAATCACTCTTAACTCCGATTGGTATGAACCTCAATCTTGTTGTGACACTGACTTATGTGCTTCTGAAACTAAACTTCAATTCCAA attGGTTGGTTTGCCCATCCTATTTACCTTGGAGATTATCCAGAAGTTATGATTGAAAGAATTCGTCTAAATTGCGACTACAACGGTTACTACAACGCAAGACTTCCAGTCTTTTCGCACGCAGAAATCGAATACATTAAAGGAACTCATGACTTCTTCTCCCTTGCCTACGATTCAGCATTCTATGTTACAGCTTGTGTTGACAATTACTGGGGCAACATATGTTATGAATCAGATGTGGGAGTGCAATTAGTTGGCTGTGAAGGA GAATACCTTACCTGTGGAATTAGATCACTTCTTGGATGGATCAGCAGAAACTACTATAACCCATCTGTATTCATTACTAATGACGGATATGCGTCATGTTCAAGAGACTGTTATGATTGTGATAGAATTGAATATATTAAG GCTATCCTTAGAAATGTCAGACTTTCAATGATTGAGGACTACACCAGAGTATATGGATACACTTACTACAGTTATATCGATGGATTTGAATGGAACCTAGTCGATGGAAGACTAGGTGGATACAC CCTTAAATATGGTTTATATGATGTGGAATTCGACTGCCCTCAGAAGACAAGGACAGCCAGATCTTCAGCAGCATACTATCAACATCTCGCTTCTACTGGATGTATCGACAACCCTTGCCCAATCCCGTACTGCTACGACTATAATTACGACTATTACCATTACTAG
- the LOC126884996 gene encoding nematocyst expressed protein 4-like, whose protein sequence is MVRALHILATLLALKLSYGNPQPGYPVDPHCPPEDCEPYPVHCPYPIPEPVCEIPVIPPPHYPHPIPDCDYPYPGYPHGPINPGPLPPLLPLPPHLPIPKPCDGLPGAWPNEWPCYFPCGWPDDWPCDFPLGLPNNWPIDFPHGLPHDWPNHFPHGWLPDNLPHGYPNAWPCDWPENWRDYWPDCWPNYWNDCELPIPLPHGHGYPHGPYPGPGPYPCPGPL, encoded by the exons ATGGTCCGGGCGTTGCATATTCTTGCAACGTTGCTTGCTCTAAAACTCAG ttatgGAAATCCCCAACCTGGATATCCTGTTGATCCTCATTGTCCACCTGAAGATTGTGAACCGTATCCAGTACACTGTCCTTACCCAATACCTGAACCAGTATGTGAAATTCCGGTAATACCACCACCACACTACCCTCATCCAATACCCGATTGTGACTATCCGTATCCTGGATATCCTCATGGCCCCATAAATCCTGGTCCATTACCACCACTTCTACCACTTCCTCCTCATCTTCCAATTCCTAAACCATGTGATGGTCTACCAGGTGCCTGGCCAAATGAATGGCCATGTTATTTCCCATGTGGTTGGCCAGATGATTGGCCTTGCGATTTTCCACTTGGTTTGCCCAATAACTGGCCTATTGATTTTCCACACGGATTACCACATGACTGGCCTAATCACTTCCCACATGGTTGGCTACCAGATAATTTACCACATGGATATCCCAATGCTTGGCCCTGTGACTGGCCTGAAAACTGGAGGGATTACTGGCCTGATTGCTGGCCTAATTACTGGAATGATTGTGAGCTTCCAATACCATTACCACATGGACATGGATATCCACACGGACCATACCCAGGACCAGGACCATACCCATGCCCAGGTCCCTTATGA